The Microbacterium luteum genome includes a region encoding these proteins:
- the hemB gene encoding porphobilinogen synthase, which yields MTAPRIRPRRLRATPAWRRLQSETRLDASQLVLPMFLAEGAAEARPISSMPGVVQHSTDTFRAALHRAAEAGIGGVMLFGVPEHKDAVGSGATDPDGILNVATRIAVAEVGDALVVQSDLCLDEFTDHGHCGVLDARGGVDNDATLDRYRDMALAQAEAGSHLLGLSGMMDGQVAALRDALDGADRGDVALLAYSAKYASAFYGPFREAVQSSLQGDRRTYQLDPGNRREGAREVALDVTEGADVVMVKPAMTYLDVLADAAAVSPVPVWAYQVSGEYAMIEAAAAHGWIDRERAIDESLTAIVRAGADAVLTYWAVEAAERWKDA from the coding sequence GTGACCGCGCCCCGCATCCGACCTCGCCGTCTGCGTGCAACGCCCGCGTGGCGTCGCCTGCAGAGTGAGACGCGCCTGGACGCGTCTCAGCTCGTGCTGCCGATGTTCCTCGCCGAGGGAGCCGCCGAAGCCCGCCCCATCTCCTCGATGCCCGGTGTCGTGCAGCATTCGACCGACACGTTCCGGGCGGCTCTGCACCGCGCCGCCGAGGCCGGCATCGGCGGCGTGATGCTCTTCGGCGTGCCCGAGCACAAGGACGCCGTCGGCTCCGGCGCGACCGATCCGGACGGCATCCTCAATGTCGCGACGCGCATCGCCGTCGCCGAGGTCGGTGACGCCCTGGTCGTGCAGAGTGACCTCTGCCTCGACGAGTTCACCGACCACGGCCACTGCGGCGTGCTCGATGCGCGCGGTGGCGTGGACAACGACGCGACGCTGGATCGCTATCGCGACATGGCGCTCGCGCAGGCGGAGGCGGGATCCCACCTCCTCGGGCTGTCCGGCATGATGGACGGCCAGGTGGCGGCGCTTCGCGATGCCCTCGACGGCGCCGACCGCGGCGATGTGGCACTGCTGGCCTACTCCGCCAAGTACGCCTCGGCGTTCTACGGGCCGTTCCGCGAGGCGGTCCAGTCCTCGCTGCAGGGCGACCGTCGCACGTATCAGCTCGACCCGGGCAACCGCCGCGAGGGCGCTCGAGAGGTCGCCCTGGATGTGACGGAGGGAGCCGACGTGGTGATGGTCAAGCCCGCGATGACCTACCTGGATGTGCTCGCCGACGCCGCCGCGGTCTCTCCGGTGCCGGTGTGGGCGTATCAGGTCAGCGGCGAGTACGCGATGATCGAGGCCGCCGCCGCGCACGGGTGGATCGACCGCGAACGCGCGATCGACGAGTCCCTCACCGCCATCGTGCGCGCCGGCGCCGACGCGGTGCTCACGTACTGGGCCGTCGAGGCCGCCGAACGCTGGAAGGACGCATGA
- the hemC gene encoding hydroxymethylbilane synthase yields the protein MALRIGTRASALAMTQAGTVADMLGAELVPIVSEGDTSTASLSSLGGTGVFATALREALRRGEVDAVVHSYKDLPTAAEPGLVIAAVPPRADPRDALCARDGMTLEELPPGAAVGTGSPRRRAQLAMRRPDLHLVDIRGNIDTRLGRVGHEDPERALDAVILAAAGLERIGRLDAATELFDLDRWPTAPAQGALAVEVREGDEHLVRRIDHAATRASADAERGVLARLEAGCAAPIAAMAFVEDGLLFLTARVYRPDGGEMIDSSRAMPIDAEAPAKLATLVGVDLIERGAARIAPLDPTVPNAPDAP from the coding sequence ATGGCGCTGCGCATCGGCACGCGGGCGAGTGCGCTCGCCATGACCCAGGCGGGCACGGTCGCCGACATGCTCGGCGCCGAGCTGGTGCCGATCGTCTCCGAGGGCGACACCTCGACCGCATCGCTCTCATCGCTCGGCGGCACCGGGGTCTTCGCCACGGCCCTGCGCGAGGCGCTGCGGCGCGGCGAGGTGGATGCGGTGGTCCACTCCTACAAGGATCTGCCGACGGCTGCCGAACCCGGACTGGTGATCGCCGCGGTCCCGCCGCGCGCCGATCCGCGCGACGCCCTGTGCGCACGTGACGGCATGACCCTCGAGGAGCTCCCGCCGGGCGCCGCGGTGGGCACCGGATCGCCGCGTCGTCGCGCTCAGCTGGCGATGCGCCGGCCTGATCTGCATCTCGTCGACATCCGCGGGAACATCGACACCCGGCTCGGTCGCGTCGGACACGAGGATCCGGAGCGCGCGCTCGACGCGGTCATCCTCGCGGCCGCCGGCCTCGAGCGGATCGGTCGCCTGGACGCGGCCACGGAACTGTTCGACCTCGACCGCTGGCCGACCGCGCCGGCTCAGGGCGCGCTCGCCGTCGAGGTGCGCGAGGGCGACGAGCATCTCGTGCGGCGCATCGACCACGCGGCCACGCGCGCGTCCGCAGATGCCGAGCGCGGCGTGCTCGCACGCCTCGAGGCGGGGTGCGCCGCGCCGATCGCCGCGATGGCCTTCGTCGAGGACGGCCTGCTGTTCCTCACCGCCCGCGTCTACCGCCCCGACGGCGGCGAGATGATCGACAGTTCGCGCGCCATGCCGATCGACGCCGAGGCGCCGGCGAAGCTCGCCACCCTCGTGGGCGTCGATCTCATCGAACGAGGCGCCGCCCGGATCGCACCGCTCGATCCGACGGTGCCGAACGCGCCCGACGCCCCGTAG
- the hemQ gene encoding hydrogen peroxide-dependent heme synthase, which translates to MAAENTAPTADQNEAGEQTHYGLWAVFRRDPHPAEPLPGAVAAVDAAASIDSLRAVYDVSGLRADADVLVWLTGRTAEGLQSDLRTLRRSREFAPLLPTWNAMGVHRDAEFSRDHSPAFARGLPPKEWVTVYPFVRSYEWYLLPPEERGAMLGEHGRMGRDFPQVQSNTVASFALGDYEWLLALEADDVIDLVDLMRYLRKTEARRHVREEVPFFTGRRIDVADVADVVS; encoded by the coding sequence ATGGCCGCTGAGAACACCGCCCCGACCGCCGACCAGAACGAGGCCGGCGAACAGACCCACTACGGCCTGTGGGCGGTCTTCCGCCGCGACCCGCACCCGGCCGAGCCGCTCCCCGGCGCCGTCGCCGCGGTCGACGCCGCCGCGTCGATCGATTCGCTGCGGGCCGTGTACGACGTCTCGGGCCTGCGGGCGGATGCGGACGTGCTCGTGTGGCTGACCGGTCGCACCGCCGAGGGGCTGCAATCCGATCTGCGCACGCTCCGGCGCTCGCGCGAGTTCGCGCCGCTGCTGCCGACGTGGAATGCGATGGGCGTTCACCGCGACGCCGAGTTCAGTCGCGACCACTCGCCCGCGTTCGCCCGCGGTCTGCCGCCCAAGGAGTGGGTGACGGTGTATCCCTTCGTGCGCAGCTACGAGTGGTACCTGCTGCCGCCCGAGGAGCGCGGCGCGATGCTCGGGGAGCACGGACGCATGGGGCGCGACTTCCCCCAGGTGCAGAGCAACACCGTCGCCTCCTTCGCGCTCGGCGACTACGAGTGGCTGCTCGCCCTCGAAGCCGACGATGTCATCGACCTCGTCGACCTCATGCGCTACCTTCGCAAGACCGAAGCCCGACGCCACGTGCGCGAAGAGGTGCCGTTCTTCACCGGTCGTCGCATCGACGTCGCCGACGTCGCCGACGTCGTGAGCTGA
- a CDS encoding dolichyl-phosphate-mannose--protein mannosyltransferase, which translates to MSKPEPADPSAAAAERGRGTGHLSATAEVTPRPAPRTTWYDRVTTRLRADPVLARRWAVLAPVIVTLLAGILRLWNLGHPPVLIFDETYYVKDAWSQWVLGYTADWPEGADADFAQGETDTFLATGSFSVHPPLGKFLIGVGMALFGADSSVGWRIAAAVFGTAMVLVLYLFARTLTRSIAFATVAALLLAVDGQAIVMSRVSLLDTFLAFFVLLAAWFVALDARGHAARIAAGTASRDAPHEWGPVLWNRPWIIAAGAAAGCAGAVKWSGLYVLAALGVYLIVTDAWARRRAGITFWPTDAVLRQGPVSFLLLVPVAVVVYLSTWTGWLLTAGGWGRNLGGETDPGAWGWVPESLRSLWLFHKAVYDFHVGLTTEHGYASPAWQWPLLLRPTSMYYESTDCGGATCVQNIYSLNNPLIWWAGMAAALWLIYRFAVRPRWQTGLVLTGIAATYVPWLLYPERTIFQFYTVVMLPFVALALAYALRDLSGSASFDAVRRANGQRLVWVILIAVLVLTAFWYPIQTATTVPYDFWRLHNWLPGWI; encoded by the coding sequence GTGTCGAAGCCCGAGCCCGCCGATCCGTCCGCGGCAGCCGCGGAACGAGGGCGGGGCACCGGCCACCTGAGCGCGACGGCCGAGGTGACGCCGCGACCCGCGCCGAGGACGACGTGGTACGACCGGGTGACCACGCGCCTGCGCGCGGACCCCGTGCTGGCCCGTCGGTGGGCGGTGCTCGCACCCGTGATCGTGACGCTGCTGGCGGGCATCCTGCGCCTGTGGAATCTGGGGCACCCCCCCGTCCTGATCTTCGACGAGACCTACTACGTCAAGGACGCATGGAGCCAGTGGGTGCTCGGCTACACGGCGGATTGGCCGGAGGGCGCCGACGCAGACTTCGCCCAGGGCGAGACGGACACTTTCCTCGCGACCGGCAGCTTCTCGGTGCACCCGCCGCTGGGGAAGTTCCTCATCGGCGTCGGCATGGCCCTGTTCGGCGCGGATTCATCCGTCGGCTGGCGGATCGCAGCCGCCGTGTTCGGCACCGCCATGGTGCTCGTGCTCTACCTGTTCGCCCGCACCCTCACGCGGTCGATCGCCTTCGCCACCGTGGCCGCGCTGCTGCTCGCCGTGGACGGTCAGGCGATCGTGATGAGCCGCGTCTCGCTCCTGGACACCTTCCTGGCGTTCTTCGTGCTCCTGGCGGCATGGTTCGTGGCGCTCGACGCCCGCGGGCACGCTGCGCGCATCGCCGCCGGGACGGCATCCCGCGACGCCCCCCACGAATGGGGCCCGGTGCTGTGGAACCGTCCGTGGATCATCGCCGCGGGTGCAGCGGCCGGATGCGCGGGCGCCGTCAAATGGTCGGGGCTCTATGTGCTCGCCGCACTCGGCGTCTACCTGATCGTGACGGACGCGTGGGCGCGCCGCCGCGCGGGGATCACCTTCTGGCCGACGGACGCCGTCCTCCGGCAGGGGCCGGTCTCGTTCCTGCTGCTCGTCCCCGTCGCCGTGGTCGTCTACCTGTCGACCTGGACGGGATGGCTGCTCACAGCGGGCGGATGGGGACGGAACCTCGGCGGCGAGACCGACCCCGGCGCATGGGGATGGGTACCGGAGTCGCTCCGCTCGCTCTGGCTGTTCCACAAGGCCGTCTACGACTTCCACGTCGGACTGACCACCGAGCACGGCTACGCAAGCCCGGCCTGGCAGTGGCCGCTGCTGCTGCGTCCGACGTCGATGTACTACGAGAGCACGGACTGCGGCGGGGCGACGTGCGTGCAGAACATCTACAGCCTGAACAATCCGCTCATCTGGTGGGCGGGCATGGCCGCGGCGCTGTGGCTGATCTACCGCTTCGCCGTGCGACCGCGGTGGCAGACCGGCCTCGTGCTGACCGGGATCGCCGCCACCTACGTGCCGTGGCTGCTGTACCCGGAGCGCACGATCTTCCAGTTCTACACCGTGGTCATGCTGCCCTTCGTCGCGCTCGCCCTCGCATACGCACTCCGCGACCTCTCCGGATCGGCGTCCTTCGATGCGGTGCGACGTGCGAACGGGCAGCGCCTGGTGTGGGTGATCCTCATCGCGGTGCTGGTGCTCACGGCGTTCTGGTACCCCATCCAGACCGCCACGACTGTTCCCTACGACTTCTGGCGCCTCCACAACTGGCTTCCCGGCTGGATCTGA
- the rsmI gene encoding 16S rRNA (cytidine(1402)-2'-O)-methyltransferase: MIILAATPIGNLGDASTRLIEALATAQTIAAEDTRTTQRLLAALGIDNRPRLIALHDHNEKDRAHDLVELARDADVLLLSDAGMPTVSDPGYGVVAAAAAAGVTVTAIPGPSAVVTALAVAGLPTDRFTFEGFVPRRPGERARMLAELDAESRTMVFFEAPSRTAATLHDMIAAFGAERRVAVCRELTKLHEQVVRGSLTEVAAWADEGVRGEVVIVVAGAERRAVAFGDAVDQVTALVAGGARLKEAAAEVAEATAHSRRDLYQAALAARD; encoded by the coding sequence GTGATCATCCTGGCCGCGACCCCGATCGGCAACCTCGGCGACGCGTCGACACGGCTGATCGAGGCTCTCGCGACGGCGCAGACGATCGCCGCCGAGGACACGCGCACCACCCAGCGTCTGCTGGCCGCGCTGGGCATCGACAATCGGCCTCGGCTCATCGCTCTGCACGATCACAACGAGAAAGATCGCGCCCACGACCTCGTGGAGCTCGCGCGCGACGCCGACGTGCTGCTGCTCAGCGACGCCGGCATGCCGACCGTGAGCGACCCGGGGTACGGTGTCGTCGCCGCCGCTGCAGCGGCCGGCGTGACCGTCACCGCGATTCCCGGTCCGAGTGCGGTGGTGACGGCGCTCGCCGTCGCGGGGCTCCCGACGGATCGCTTCACCTTCGAAGGGTTCGTGCCGCGCCGGCCGGGCGAGCGTGCCCGGATGCTCGCGGAGCTCGATGCCGAATCGCGCACGATGGTGTTCTTCGAGGCGCCGTCCCGCACGGCGGCCACGCTGCACGACATGATCGCGGCGTTCGGTGCCGAGCGTCGCGTCGCCGTCTGCCGGGAACTGACGAAGCTGCACGAACAGGTCGTGCGCGGGAGCCTGACCGAGGTCGCCGCATGGGCGGACGAGGGCGTGCGCGGCGAGGTCGTGATCGTCGTCGCCGGCGCGGAGCGGCGAGCCGTCGCCTTCGGCGACGCGGTCGATCAGGTCACCGCGCTCGTCGCCGGCGGCGCACGACTGAAAGAGGCTGCCGCGGAGGTCGCCGAGGCCACGGCGCATTCGCGCCGCGATCTGTACCAAGCTGCGCTCGCCGCGCGAGACTGA
- the hemE gene encoding uroporphyrinogen decarboxylase yields MSSALSLLPVGHPLTDGRTARSPLVRAARGDRPETTPVWFMRQAGRSLPEYRQSRAGVDMLEACLRPELAAEITLQPVRRHGVDAAVFFSDIVTPVLLAGVDVSIVAGRGPVLAEPVRTASDVLALRPIDPAVLQPISEAVALVVAELGDIPLVGFGGAPYTLASYLVEGGPSKEQLRTRALMKTDPHTWAALLNWCADVTGAFVRAQVEAGASIVQLFDSWAGSLSRADYQRRVAPHTRRAFDALRGFDVPKIHFGLGLSEVLDLVPPLGADVVGVDWRLPLDVAAMRIGRPLPLQGNIDPALLTAPWPVLAAHVDDVLARGADLPGHILNLGHGVPPETDPTVLTRIVEYVHGR; encoded by the coding sequence GTGTCATCCGCCCTGTCCCTCCTGCCCGTCGGGCACCCCTTGACGGACGGCAGAACCGCACGTTCGCCCCTCGTCCGGGCCGCACGCGGTGATCGGCCCGAGACGACCCCGGTCTGGTTCATGCGGCAGGCGGGACGCTCGCTGCCGGAGTACCGGCAGTCACGCGCCGGCGTCGACATGCTCGAGGCGTGCCTGCGCCCGGAGCTGGCCGCGGAGATCACCCTGCAGCCGGTGCGCCGCCACGGTGTCGATGCCGCGGTCTTCTTCAGCGATATCGTCACGCCCGTGCTGCTCGCCGGCGTCGACGTCTCGATCGTCGCCGGCCGGGGGCCGGTGCTCGCGGAACCGGTGCGCACCGCCTCCGACGTGCTCGCGCTCCGGCCGATCGACCCCGCCGTGCTGCAGCCGATCTCGGAGGCGGTCGCGCTCGTCGTCGCGGAACTCGGAGACATCCCGCTGGTCGGATTCGGCGGTGCCCCGTACACGCTCGCGAGCTATCTCGTCGAGGGAGGCCCGAGCAAGGAGCAGCTGCGCACTCGCGCCCTGATGAAGACCGACCCGCACACGTGGGCCGCGCTGCTGAACTGGTGCGCCGATGTCACCGGCGCCTTCGTGCGTGCGCAGGTGGAGGCTGGCGCGAGCATCGTGCAGCTGTTCGACTCGTGGGCCGGTTCGCTCTCGCGCGCCGACTACCAGCGGCGCGTCGCCCCGCACACGCGCCGCGCATTCGATGCCCTCCGCGGTTTCGACGTGCCGAAGATCCACTTCGGTCTCGGGCTGTCGGAGGTGCTCGATCTCGTGCCGCCGCTGGGAGCGGACGTCGTCGGCGTCGACTGGCGGCTGCCGCTCGATGTCGCCGCGATGCGCATCGGCCGTCCGCTTCCCCTGCAGGGCAACATCGACCCCGCCCTGCTCACGGCGCCGTGGCCCGTGCTCGCCGCCCACGTCGACGACGTGCTCGCGCGCGGGGCCGACCTGCCCGGCCACATCCTCAACCTCGGTCACGGCGTGCCGCCGGAGACCGATCCGACCGTCCTGACCCGAATCGTGGAGTACGTGCATGGCCGCTGA
- a CDS encoding glutamate-1-semialdehyde 2,1-aminomutase: MSATDSDLTNETAAARARAVIPGGVNSPVRAFGSVGGTPLSIVAAHGATVTDVTGREYVDLVASWGPALLGHAHPRVVDAVQRAASRGLSFGASTPGETELAELVVERLAVDGARGIERLRLVSTGTEATMTAIRIARGATGRDVIIKFAGHYHGHSDGLLAESGSGVATLGLPGSAGVPAPIAGLTLVLPYNDRAAVRDAFAAHPGRIAAIIAEGAGANAGILAPEDGFNDFLVETAHREGALFILDEVLTGFRVDPAGWWGHERARGAGYVPDLLTFGKVIGGGMPLAGIGGRADLMELLAPLGPVYQAGTLSGNPLAVAAGVETLRLADAGVYAAVDAASARVASALTAALAAEGVAHTLSFAGNLFSVAFREAPVRDYDDAKDQEAWRYGPFFHAMLAHGVSLPPSVFEAWFLTAAHDDDALTRIEEALPHAARAAAAA; encoded by the coding sequence ATGAGCGCCACCGATTCCGATCTCACCAACGAGACCGCCGCAGCACGTGCCCGCGCCGTCATCCCGGGAGGGGTGAACTCCCCGGTGCGGGCCTTCGGATCGGTCGGCGGCACGCCGCTGTCGATCGTCGCGGCGCACGGCGCGACGGTCACGGATGTGACCGGGCGCGAGTACGTGGACCTCGTCGCGTCGTGGGGACCCGCCCTGCTGGGGCACGCCCACCCGCGGGTGGTCGACGCCGTGCAGCGCGCGGCCTCTCGCGGTCTGTCGTTCGGCGCCTCCACGCCGGGGGAGACCGAGCTCGCCGAGCTCGTGGTGGAGCGCCTTGCCGTCGACGGTGCCCGCGGGATCGAGCGACTGCGCCTGGTGTCCACGGGCACCGAGGCCACGATGACCGCCATCCGCATCGCGCGGGGTGCGACCGGGCGAGACGTGATCATCAAGTTCGCCGGCCATTACCACGGCCACTCCGACGGGCTGCTCGCCGAATCCGGATCGGGCGTGGCGACGCTCGGCCTTCCGGGCTCCGCCGGCGTCCCCGCGCCGATCGCGGGGCTCACCCTCGTCCTGCCGTACAACGACCGCGCGGCGGTGCGCGACGCGTTCGCCGCGCATCCCGGGCGCATCGCCGCGATCATCGCGGAGGGCGCCGGCGCCAACGCGGGCATCCTCGCGCCCGAAGACGGCTTCAACGACTTCCTCGTGGAGACCGCGCACCGCGAGGGGGCGCTGTTCATCCTCGACGAGGTGCTCACCGGGTTCCGGGTCGACCCCGCCGGATGGTGGGGCCACGAGCGCGCTCGCGGCGCCGGCTACGTGCCCGACCTGCTCACCTTCGGGAAGGTCATCGGGGGCGGGATGCCGCTGGCCGGCATCGGCGGGCGCGCGGACCTCATGGAGCTGCTGGCGCCGCTCGGGCCCGTCTACCAGGCCGGCACCCTCAGCGGGAATCCGCTCGCGGTCGCGGCGGGGGTCGAGACGCTCCGGCTCGCCGACGCCGGTGTCTACGCCGCCGTCGATGCGGCATCCGCTCGCGTCGCGTCGGCGCTCACCGCGGCGCTCGCCGCGGAGGGCGTCGCGCACACGCTGTCGTTCGCCGGGAATCTGTTCTCGGTCGCGTTCCGCGAAGCGCCGGTGCGCGACTACGACGACGCGAAGGATCAGGAGGCGTGGCGATACGGCCCGTTCTTCCACGCCATGCTCGCACACGGCGTGTCGCTTCCGCCGAGCGTGTTCGAGGCGTGGTTCCTCACGGCGGCGCACGACGACGACGCCCTCACCCGCATCGAGGAGGCGCTGCCTCACGCGGCCCGCGCCGCCGCGGCGGCATGA